In the Streptomyces fradiae ATCC 10745 = DSM 40063 genome, TCTGTGTCTCGTCGCTCACCGCTGGCCCTCCTGGCACCTGACGTCACTACGGCGCGGATAACAGGAGGGTCCATCCGCTTATTCCCCGGACCATCGCCCGGCCGCCCCCGAAGCCGCCGTCGCCACGCGAAGCCGTCTCACCCCGGCCGCACCGCACCCAAGGGCCGGTTCTCCCCCGCCGCCCTCACATCCCCGGCTCCCACACGTCCCGCGGACCGCGCCGCACGAACAGCGCGCCCAGCCCGTCCGCCCACGCCCCGTGGTGCTCCGCGAGCCGCAGGCCCTCCCACACGGTGACCAGCGTGCCCGTCAGCACCGGCTTGCCCGCCGCCTCCTCCACGCCGGGCACGTCCGCGACCACCGGCACCGAGGTGTCGGGCACCAGCACCGCCTCCGCCCGCGGGTCGTCGGCCGCCCGGACCAGCTCGGGCAGCGGCATCCCGCGCGGCGCCCGCGCCTCGCCCACCACCTCCACGCCCGCGTCCTCCAGGAAGCGGACCACCGCGCCCGCCAGCTCCGGCGGGTACGAGGTGGCGAGCGCGACCCGTGCCGCGCCCACCGACGCGACCGCGTGCGCGAAGCCGATGGCCGTACTGGACGCGGGAAGGCCCGCGGCCCGCGCCAGCGACCTGGCGCGGGCGCGCGCCCCCTCGAAGCCCTCCGCGAACGACGCGCCCGCCGTCGCCCACACGACCGCGTCGGCCGCCGCCAGCCGCAGCCGCTCCGCCCCGGCCGCCAGCAGCTCCATGTCCGCCCCCGGCCCCGCGTACGCGACCGGGTCG is a window encoding:
- a CDS encoding aspartate racemase/maleate isomerase family protein, whose protein sequence is MTTVGLLRPEGHPEDDYRRIETLLGGEIRVDPVAYAGPGADMELLAAGAERLRLAAADAVVWATAGASFAEGFEGARARARSLARAAGLPASSTAIGFAHAVASVGAARVALATSYPPELAGAVVRFLEDAGVEVVGEARAPRGMPLPELVRAADDPRAEAVLVPDTSVPVVADVPGVEEAAGKPVLTGTLVTVWEGLRLAEHHGAWADGLGALFVRRGPRDVWEPGM